The genomic window CGCAAAGGCGTTTTATGAAGCCATGGCTGAAAGGATTGCCGAACCGAAGGCTCAATCCATGCTTAAGTACATGGCCGCGATGGAGCAAACCCATTACCACCTGCTTGAGACTGAATACAACGCCGCGATGGAGATTGAGGACTACGACCGTTTCGACCCGGCCGTTCACTGGGGCGCGTAGGAAGAATCTAAACCATTCAGATCGAATAATTAAGGCTGGCCGATAGGCCGCCTTCTTATTCCCTCCCCCTATCGATACACCCCATGTATCCGGATAGATGTAATGCCACGCCTTGTAGATATAATGTTCGGGGTCCCCGCAGCGTTGCGAAGCAACGATGTGGGGTGTATGTTCGGGGTCCCCAACAAAACACGCAGTGTTTTGTTGGGGTAAAAGGTTACCTTGACGCGGGCAAAACACGTCCTATAATCAAGATAACTACCCTCCCCTAACCATCAACCCCTCCCGCGAGCGGGACATCGCGTCCCGCTCGCTTTTATATCCCATCAAAATCACGAAGTGATTTTGATGGGGGCCCAGAATTAACTAGCCTGGGGACTCCTCGAGATCGCTTTGCTGAAGGATTTCTATAGAAGAAACGATGCAATCCCTGCCCTCCAGAATCTCAAGCGAACCCCGCTCGCACTTCGGGCAGGCAAAAACCGGCAAGGCTTGGTGAAACAAAGGGTCCTCCTTGACCTGAAGCGGTCCCTCGTATCCGCATTTGCCGCACCGCACCCTGGCCGGAACCATCTTGTGGCTGATCTCCGCGGCTTCCGCTTCGGTGCCTTTAAAAAGCTCGGCAAGCCAGAAGATCACCTGTTCGGGGTTAAGAAAGGTAAGTTGACCTATTTCGATATTTATATGGGCAACCTTGACCGCCTCCTCCCTTTTGGCAGTGCGCAAAACAGCGCGGGCTATCTGCTGAGCCACCGACATCTCGTGCATGAATCCTAAAGCTCCAAAGCCCCTATCAGCTCCTCGATTCCTTCACCATCACGGGCGGTCATCACCACCACCCTGGTTTCGGGATTGATGCCATGGATGTCGTTGGTAAGATCCTCGATGGAAACCTCCATGGAATCAGCCAGATCTTTTT from candidate division TA06 bacterium B3_TA06 includes these protein-coding regions:
- the hypA gene encoding hydrogenase maturation nickel metallochaperone HypA (plays a role in hydrogenase nickel cofactor insertion) produces the protein MHEMSVAQQIARAVLRTAKREEAVKVAHINIEIGQLTFLNPEQVIFWLAELFKGTEAEAAEISHKMVPARVRCGKCGYEGPLQVKEDPLFHQALPVFACPKCERGSLEILEGRDCIVSSIEILQQSDLEESPG